A window of Aeromicrobium duanguangcaii genomic DNA:
CTGGGGCCACGCGGGGCCACGAAATCGCTCGATTCCGTCAACGATGCCCGACCATCCAAAGTGCCTCTGACCTGCGCAAAGGTCACTTTCCAACGTTGTTCTTACACTCCTTGAACGAACTCTCAAGGCGGTAGCGCGGGTTCGAATCCCGTCGGGGCTACCAGCGAAAAGGCCCCCGATCCTCACGGATCGGGGCCTTTCTCATGTCTGGGGATGCCGGCAGTTCAGGCTGGAGGGATTCACGCCGCGCAGCGATGCCGTTCTCGGGGGATCGTGCTTCACCTCGGTGATCGAACGCTGGAGTCACCACAGTTGCCCGATGGCGTACCAACCCGCGACTGTGGCGACGGCAGCTCCACGCCACGAGTCTTCGCCACGGAGCCGGTCGCCGACCCGATTGTCGAGAGAAACTCTGACGCGATCGAGAGCCTTCATCGCTCACTCGCGGCAGCGTTCCCGCCAGCCTGAGTTGATCGGCTGTCCGCCCGCCCAAGCGGCGCTTGACGGGTATCTTGATGGTCGTCAAAGGGGGTGTCGTGGGGAAGCGCAAGGTCGTGTTCGCAGCAATCCTGCTCGGCTCGACGTACGGGTGTTCGGCCGAGTCTGAACCAGCGCAAGAGCGGGCGACTCAATCGGCCGCTCGAACGGTCGCCTACCCGACCGACGCTCAGCAGGCGGTCCTGGCTGACGAGGTCCAAGCCGTCGTTCCCCGCATCGAGGTGGAGCCGGATCGCGTGGCGGAGGCGATGCGCTCGACGTGTGTTGCCATGCTCGATGACGTGCCGAACGTCGAGCGGATGGCCGCTACGTACCTGACCGGAGGCCTCAAGACCGATCTCAGCGAACCGAAGATCACCGAGCTGATGAAGATCGCCCGTGCGCAGGAGTGGTGTGAGCGCTGAAGGCGTGGATCGCAAGCTCCGGACGGTGACGTCCCAGGGGATCGCTCGACGTGAACGGCTGGTCAGTTCAGCGCAACGGATCTGAATGCGATGAGAAGTCTTCGCGTGCCACTCTTGCGTCGTGTTCGCCGATGAGAGGTCTCCTGAGGGATTCGGCTGGGCGCGCGTCTGCTTCGCTCGTGCGGTTCTGGGCTCGACGTCGAGCGTCTCTTCGCGACCTCTCTGTGGCCTGCGCACCCCTGACGGTCCAGCGACCGGGGAGCACCGACCTCAGCAGTCGGTGATCTCCCGGCAGGTCGCGCTTTCGGGGTCCAGCGCGGCGGCGGTGATCGCTCGCGCGGCCTCGGCGAGGGCGGCGAACTGCTCGGGAGTGAGCACGTCGACGACGAGCCGACGAGCCTCGCGGACGTGGCCGGGGGCGATCGCCTCGAGTTCGGCCATGCCGACGTCGGTGAGTCGCGCGCGCATCCGTCGCGCGCCCGATTCGCTCGCACTGAATCGCTCGACCCAGCCGTCCCTCTCGAGCCGCGTGAGCGCGTGGGAGAGCCGCGAGAGCGAGCAGCGGGCGTGGGTGGCCAGGTCGGAGAGCCCGAGCGTGCGGTCGGGCCCCGCGGACAGCGCGGCCAGCACCTGGTACTCGTACTGGTTCACTCCGGCGTCGCGCTTGAGCTGGGCGTCCATCGCCGGGGGGAGGACCGCCAGCAGGTCGACCAGGGCGCGCCAGTGGTCCTGCTGTTCCTCCGACAGCCAGGGAACGACCTCGTCGGCCGTCGGATTGTCCGGAATCTCAGTGGTCACGATCTCGATACTACCCGCACTTGAATGTTCAACCCAAACGTCGTAGGCTCCACTTGAACATTCAAACAACATCGGGAGATCCGCATGACCCTGCTCCGTGTCGACGCCAGCATCCAGGGCGAGATGTCCGCCAGCGGCGCGCTGGCCGATCTCGTCGTCGACGAATTCGTCGCCAGCCATCCGGGCGTGCCGATCGTGCGGCGCCACCTGGGACAACACCCGCTGCCCGCCGACGTCTGGGCCACGGCTCACGCCGCCGGGTTCACGCCCGAGGACGAGCGCAGCGAGCACCAGCGCGAGGCCCTGGCGATCGCCGAGGAGGTCGCGGGGGAGCTGCGCCAGGCCACGGCCGTCGTCCTCGCGCTGCCGCTGTACAACTTCGGCATCTCCCAGCACGCCAAGACGTGGATCGACGTCGCCCTCGCGGGCGGCCCTCAAGGCACGCGACTGCTCGAGGGCAAGCCCACGGTCCTGGTGACCACGCGCGGCGGCGCCTACGGCCCGGGGACCCCGCGCGAGGGGTGGGACCACAACACCGACTTCCTCCGGCAGATCCTCGTGGACATCTGGGGCGCGGACCTGACCGTGGTCGAGCGCGAGTTCACGCTCGTGGGCGTCAACCCGGCGCTGGACGAGTTCACCGAGATGGCGACCCAGATGCGCAAGAGCGCCGAGGAGGCGGCGGTCGAGGCCGGCGCCGCTCTCGCCGCCCGCCGCGCGGCCTGACCGAACGGAGATCCGACATGGTGCACGAACGCCTGATCCGCCTCGGCGTCGAGCTCGACGGGCGGGGCGATCCCGCCGAGGCCGTCGAACTGGCCGCCACCGCCGAGCGCGTGGGCTACGACCTCGTCGTCGCCGCCGACGCAGGCGAGGGGTTCGGTGATGCGTGGACGACGTTGAGTTGGGTCGCGGGCCGGACCGAGCGCATCGCCCTGGCCGCCCTGACCGACGACGCCACGCGGCCGTCGACGGTGCTGGCCAGGTCGACCGCGGGTCTCGACCTGCTGTCGGGCGGGCGAGTGACCCTCGGGTTGTCGGGCGACGACCCGGCGGCGGTGGCCGACGCGGTCGCCGTCGTGCGTCGCATGTGGGACCCGCTCGCGCCGGCGGTCCATCGCGAGGGCCACCATCGCGTGCGCGGGGCCGAGCCCGGTCCCGCGCCGGCGCACGAGGTCCCGGTGTGGGTGAGCGGGGATGACCCCGGCCTGGTCGAGGTCGCCGGTGGTGTGGGCGACGGGTGGGTCGGACGCCTCGGCCCGGAGGAGGGCACCGAGCCGCTGCTCGAACGGCTCGACGCCCTGCGTCGGCACGCCGACGAGGCCGGCCGGGACGTCCGCGAGCTCCGTCGCGTCGTCAGGGCGTTCGACCGGGAGTCGTTCACCGCTCAGCAGTGGGTCGAGTGCCTGCGGCCGCTCGCCGAGCACGGGGTCACGACCTTCGTGCTGCGCGTGGGCGAGTGGGCGCCGGTCGAGCGACTCGAGTGGTTCGCGGACGAGGTCGCGCCCGCCCTGGAGGAGTCGGCTCGCCGAGCGGTCGAGGCGGGGCTCGTGGCCGATCGTCCCCTCCGTCGGTCCGTCGTTCGTGCCCAGCGCCGTCCCGGCATCGACTACGACGGGCTGCCCGACTCCCTGGTCGGAACGGCCGTGGAGCCCGGCGACCTCGGCTACTCGGGCGTGCGCTCGACGTACCTGCGTGGTGGTCGGCCGGGCCTCGTGCTGCGTCCGCAGACCGTGGCCGAGGTCGTCGACGCCGTGGCCTTCGCCCGGCGCCACCGCGACGTGCCCCTGGGCGTCCGCAGCGGCGGACACGGGATCAGCGGGCGGTCGACCAACGACGGGGGTCTGGTGATCGACGTCGGCGCCCTGAACCGGATCGAGGTCATCGACGAGGCCAGGCGTCTCGTCCGGATCGGGCCGGGCGCGCGGTGGAAGCAGGTCGCGCGGGCGCTACAGCCGCACGGCTGGGCGCTGAGCTCGGGCGACTACGGGGGCGTCGGTGTGGGCGGCCTGGCCACGGCCGGGGGCATCGGCTTCCTCGGGCGCAAGCACGGTCTGACGATCGATCACCTGCGTGCGGTCGAGATGGTGCTCGCGGACGGCTCCGTCGTGCGCGCCACCGAGCAGGAGAACGCCGAGCTGTTCTGGGCCGCCCGCGGCGCCGGGGCCAACTTCGGCATCGCCACGGCGTTCGAGTTCGTCGTCGACGAGGTCCCCGCGGTCGGCTGGGCCCAGCTGGGATTCGACGTCGCCGACCCGGCGGCGTTCCTGGCCGACTTCGGTCGCGTGACGACCGCGGCGCCACGCGAGACGACGCCGTTCCTGGTCTTCGGCAGGTCCGGGATGGCGCACGTGATGGCGATGGTGGACTCCGACGATCCCGACGTCATCTGGTCGCAGCTGCAGCCGTTCGCGCAGATCGCGCCGATGGTCCAGCAGCAGGTCGTGATCGCCCCGTACGCCGACGTGATGGACATGTACCCCGACGCGCCGCACCAGGCCGCGGGCGAGCCGATCGCGCGGTCGGGACTCGTCGACGACCTCACGCCCGAGGTCGCGGCCGCGAGCGCGCGGCTGATGAACACCGGCGCCGTCCACTTCTTCCAGATCCGCAGCATCGGCGGTGCGGTGTCCGACGTCGCCCCCGACGCGACGGCCTTCGCCCACCGCCGGGCACGGTTCCAGATCACGGCCATGGGCGCCGACGACGCGTCGCTCGATCGCGCCTGGAACCACCTGAGCCCGTACCTGAACGGGACCTATCTCAGCTTCGACACCCGCACCGGACCCGAACAGGTCGCCGAGGCGTTCCCTGCGGCGACCCTCGACCGGCTGCGATCCTTGAACCGCGAACTCGACCCCACCACCCTGTTCCGCGACAACTTCAACGTCGCGGCACCCCTCACCGCCGGGAGCGCCACATGACCGACTACGGACACGAGCTGCTGTTCGGCACGTTCGTCACACCGACCAATCACCCACCGCACCAGGCCGTCGAGCAGGCGGTGGTGGCCGATCGCGCGGGACTCGATCTGGTGACCTTCCAGGACCATCCGTACGTCGCGCGGTTCCACGACACGTGGACGCTGATCGCCTACGCCGCCGCCCGCACCGAGCGCATCCACCTGACGGCCAACGTCACCAACCTGCCGTTGCGTCCGCCGGCGGTCCTGGCCCGCAGCGTCGCGACGGCGGACCTGTTGTCCGGTGGGCGGATCGAGCTGGGTCTCGGCGCCGGCGGCTTCTGGGACCCGGTCGAGGCCATGGGCGGCCCGCGGCGCACCCCCGGCGAGTCGATCGTCGCGTTGGGGGAGGCCATCGAGATCATCCGCGGGATCTGGGACACCGAGACGCGCGGGGGCCTGAGCTACGAGGGGAAGCACTACGTCCTCACGGGCGCCAAGCGCGGCCCTGCGCCGGCGCACCAGCCCGGCATCTGGCTCGGCGCCTACAAGCCGCGCATCCTGCGGCTGACCGGCCGGCTCGCCGACGGGTGGCTGCCGTCGCTGGCGTACCTCCCCGGCGGCGTCGCCGACCTCGCCGAGATGAACGAGCGCATCGACGGCGCGGCCGAGGGCGCGGGCCGGAGCCCACGCGACGTGCGGCGGATGCTCAACATCGTGGGACGCTTCAGCACGACCAGCAGCGGGTTCCTCGAGGGACCGCCCGACCAGTGGGTCGAGGAGCTCGTCGACACCACGCTGACCTACGGGACGACCGGGTTCATCCTGGCCTCGGACGACACGGCCACCACCGAGCTGTTCGCCCACGAGGTGGCTCCGGCCGTCCGCGAGGAGGTCCGCAAGGCGCGGGCTAGCTCGGGTCGCACGTCTCCAGCATCTCGCTGAGGGCGCGCGCCTCGCTGCGGTCGACCGCCAGCTCCCAGCGGTGCTTCACGTCGATCCAGTGGGTCGCGTAGGAGCACTGGAACGGCGCCTTGGGCCGCCACGCCGCGGGGTCGCTGGACCCCTTCGAGGCGTTGGTCGGGCCATCGGACGCGAGCAGGACCTCGAGGTCGTTGGCGAACCGCACGCGGCGCTCGGCCGACCACGCGTGAGCACCGGAGACCCAGGCCTCGGCGAGGGGGACCACGTGATCGATCTGGATCGCCTGGGCCTGCCGCTGGTCCTTGAGGTCGGTGAAGGTGAGGTGCTTGCCGCTGTAGGGGTCGACCCACGTGCCCGCCAGCACGTCGTGCGGGCAGGAGCGCTGGACCTGGACCACGGTCGTGCCGGGTACGGCGTCGCGCAGCAGCACGTCGTCGCGCTGGTTGCAGCCGTTGCCGTCGACGTCCTTCCACGCGGTGCCGAACTCGCGCCGAGAGTAGTCCGGAACGTCGGCGGGACGCCGCTCCGCGACCCGCAGCGTCGGCAGCTGCTCGCGCGCGGTCGTGGGCGAGTACGACGGGGCCGGCGCCACCGCGGCGGCATCGTCGAAGGGGTCACTCGCCTGCTCGAGCAGCTCGCAGCCGGAGAGCGGCACGAACAGCAGGGCGAGGATCGCAGCTCGGATTCTCACGGGAGTCACCCTGTCACGCGGGGCTGACCGTTCCGGCGGGTAGGAGGTGCACGCGGGCGGGCACCCTCTTGCTAGGGCGTGACGTCCTCGGTCACGGCTCCGGACGTGCTGGCCGACAGTACCGCCTCGGCGGTCGCGAGCGCCTGGTTGCGGATGTCGGGGACGGCCGTCGACTCCCACAGCTCGCCGCGACGCAGCGCGCCCAGGACCCAGATCGGCGCCTGCGGGTGACCGGACGAGCCGACGAGGCGGCCGCCCCGCGTGCGAAAGCCCATGCCCGCCGTGGCGGTGACCGCGAGACTGCCGTCGGGCCGCGGCCGCAGCAGGTCGTCGAGCAGCGGGTCGTGGAGATTGCGGACGTCGGTGTCCGGGCCCGTGGCGTTCACGACCCATCCGACGTCGCGCACGCTTCCGTCCGAGAGGTGCACGCGCAGGCCGTTGTCCAGGACCTCGGCGTCCGTCACCTGGGCCGCGTAGGTCGCCAGCCGGCCGCCGACGTGCAGGTCGTCGATGCGGCGTGCGCTGGGTGAGGGGATGCGGTGGCGGACCCGGTTCCACTCGCCGGCGTGGTCGCGCAGGAACGTCACTCGGTCGGCCTCGTCGAGCCGTCCCCAGAGGTCCTGCACGAGGTGGCGCAGGCCGTCGACGCCCGGGCGCCAGTCGCCGGTGAGTCGCTCGGCGGAGGTCAGGTGTGCCCGCACGTGGGACACGATGGCGTCGAGCGCGTGGCCCCACTCGCTGATGTCCGGGACGGCGGGCGCCTGCGGGCCGTCGGCATGGCGGCGGGGGAGCTCACCACTGCGGCTCACGGCATGGACGAAGCGATCGCTGCGGGCGTTCGTCGTGACGGTCGAGACGATGTCGACCATCGTCAGGCCCGTGCCCACGACGAGGACGTCGGGCAGGGACGCGACGTCATGGCGCACCCGCTCCAGCATCCCCGGGGCCCACGGGTCGGGCAGGAAGCGCTCGCTGTCACGCAGGGCCGGGGGCGCCCACGCGACCGAGGGGACGGGCAGTCCCGTGCCGATGACGAGAGCCTGCCCCGTGACGGTGCTGTCGTCGTCGAGGGTCACCGTGACGCCGTGCGTGTCGTGCTCCACCCCGACCGCGCGTCGGCGCACGTGACGCAGGGTCACCCGCGAGCCGGCGTCCGCCAGGGCGCTCGAGAGCGTGTCGGCGAGATAGCGACCCCAGGCGGCGCGAGGTGCGAACTCGTGCGGGTCGACCTCGTCGCCCGTCGTCGCCGCGCGCCACCGGGCGAAGTGGCCGGGGTCGTCGGGGAGGGCGCTCATGCCCGATGCCGGGACGTTGAGCAGGTGGGTCGGGTCGGTCGTGCCGAACGCCGTGCCGGTGCCGAGGTCCTCGGCCGGGTCGATCACGACCAGGTCCACGCCGTCCGTCGCCTCGCGCGCGAGGTGCAAGGCCGCCAGCGAGCCGGCGGCGCCGCCACCGACGACGACCACGGTGGGACGGGCGGACGGGGTGTTCATGTTGTCAAGTAAACCGCACGACTTACAGATATTCGGTGGTGGCCTCGCCGCCGTGACGGGCGCCACGGTGCGTGGAGACGGGGCGGAACGCGGTCAGGCCGGGGCGTTCACGTGCAGCGCGGCGTGGCGGGCGACGTGGTCGAAGAGGGCGCGAGCCGCCGGCGCCGGCCGCCCGCCGCGACGGCGCAGCATGACCAGCCGGATCACGGTCTCCTCGTCGTCGATCGGCCGGAACGCGAGCGCGCCGTTGGCCTCCAACGGGTCGCCCTGCAGGCCGAAGTCAGGCATCAGGGACACCCCGATCCCGGACGACACCATCTGCTTGCTGACGTCGGCGCTGTCGGCGGTGTGCCACTTCAGCGGTGGCGAGTCGCCGAACACCCGCCGGGCCACGCGGTCCATGAGATATCCCGGGCGGGCGCCGATGAACACCTCCTGGCGCAGGTCGTCGACCGACACCCGCGCCTGTCGGGCCAGGGCGGCGTTCCCCGGCAGGACGGCGACGGGACGCCCGTGGATCAGCTCGGTCGCCTCGAGATCGGGAGGGACGTCGTCACCGGGCAGCAGGCTGACGAGTCCGAAGTCGAGGGAGCCGTCCCGCAGGCCATCGCGCACCTCCACGTGCCGCAGCTGGCGCAGATCGACGGTGGTGTGCTCGTGGTCGATCTCGTGACTGAGCATCGCCGGCAGCACGATCGCCGTCATGCCGAAGTACACGCTGCCGACGCGCACCGGACGGTGGAACTCGGACTCGCCACGAGCAGCGGCCCGCAGCCGGTCGGCTGCGTCCAGCACCTCGAGGATCCGCGGCAGCAGCTCGCGCCCGGTGCCGTTGATGCGCGTGCCGGAGCGGTGCCGGTCCAGCAGGGTCACGCCCAGCTCGCGCTCGAGCTTGGTGACCGCCTCGCTCAACGCGGGCAGGGACACGTGGAGGTGCTCGCCGGCCCGTCGCAGCGAGCCGTGCTCACCGACGGCGCGGACGTACTCCAGCTGCTCCAGGCGCATGGCTTCCTTCCGATCTCCGGTGACGCTACGTGATCGGCGGGGCCGTTCAGGTGATCTCCCGCGTCGTGAGACGGCCGCGACCGCGACGCCGGAATCCCTAGCGTCGTCAGCACCCGCCCTCGAGAGGAGGCACCTCGCATGAGTCACTCCCGCACACATCGCCCGGTCCGCACCGCGGTCGTCGTCGGCAACCCGAAGCCCGAGTCACGCACGCTGTCCGCCGCCACGTACGTCGCCCGTGAGCTGACCGGATCCGAGCCGGACCTGGTCATCGACCTGGCGACCCTCGGGGCGGAGGTGCTCGACCACGGCTCGGCTCGGGTCGCCGAGCTGGTCGGGCTGGTCGGACGGGCCGACCTCGTCGTCGTGGCGTCGCCGACCTACAAGGGCACCTACACCGGCCTGCTCAAGGTGTTCCTCGACAGGTTCGCGGGCGGCACCGGCCTTCGAGGGCTGGCAGTGCCGTTGCTGCTCGGCGCGGGCTCGCAGCACGCCCTGGCGTCGGAACTGACGTTGCGACCGGTCCTCACCGAGCTGGGCGCGACCGTCCTGGGGAGGGGCCTGTTCGTCCTCGACACCCAGTACGAGGAGCCGGCGGCCTACGCCCCGTGGCTCGAGGAGGTCCGGCCGATGGCGCAGGCCCTGCTGCAGGCGGTCGCATGACGGCCGCGTTCCCGACCAACCAGGACCTCGACCCCCAAAGGCTCCGCTCGGCCTTCGGCAACTTCCCGACGGGGGTCGTGGCGGTGGCGGCCGAGGTCGACGGGGTGCCCGTCGGCCTGGCCGCCAGCAGCTTCACGAGCGTGAGCCTCGACCCGCCGCTGGTGTCGATCAACCTCGCCGCGACGTCCAAGACCTGGCCCGACCTGCGGCGCGCGGTCAAGCTCGGGGTGACGGTGCTCGCCAGCCACCACGGCCCACTGTGCCGGCAGCTGGCCGGGGCGGTCGGGCAGCGGTTCACGGGCGTCGACTACAGCGTCAGCCCCGAGGGGTCGATCTTCATCGACGACGGGATGGCCACGTTCGACACGACGATCCATCGCGAGGTGCCGGCCGGCGATCACATCCTGGTGCTGCTGGAGCTCCACGCCGTCGAACACCGGTCGGACGGGGGACCGCTGCTGTTCCACCGCAGCGTGTTCGGCCAGTTGGCGGCTGCCGAGTGACGGTGGGATGCGAAGGGCCCCGCACTGCCGGAGCAGTGCGGGGCCCTCGAGCGTTTCAGGCGCGGTCGCGCTCCGCGGCGATCGTGGTGTCGTCACCGTGGCCGGTGTGCACGACGGTCTCGCCCGGGAGGGTGAAGAGACGCGCGGCGATCGACTCACGGATGACGTCGGCGTCGCTGTAGGAGCGACCCGTGGCGCCGGGGCCACCCTGGAAGAGCGTGTCGCCGGTGAAGACGCAGCCCAGGTCCTCGGCCAGCAGGCACGTCGCGCCGGGCGCGTGGCCCGGGGTGTGGATCGCACGCAGGGTCGTGCCGCCGACCGTGAGCTCGGTGCCGTCCGTGAGGTCGCGGTCCCAGGACACGTTCGTGTGGGTCAGCTCCCACAGCGGGCGCTCGTCGGGGTTGAGCCAGATCGGCGCACCGGTCCGCTCGCGCAGCTCGGGCGCGACCCGGCAGTGGTCGTCGTGGGCGTGGGTCAGCACGATCGCGGTGACCTTGCGGTCGCCGACGATCTGCATGATCGCGTCCACGTCGTGCGGCGCGTCGATGACGATGCACTCGCTGTCGTCACCGACGACCCAGACGTTGTTGTCGACGTCGAACGTCTCGCCGTCGAGGCTGAAGGTGCCCGAGACGACGCCGTGGTCGATGCGCGCGGTCATCAGAGCACCACCACCGAGCGCAGCACGTCGCCGTGGTGCATCTTCTCGAAGGCCGCCTCGACGTCCTCGATGCCGATCTCCTCGGTGACGAAGGCGTCCAGGTCGAGCCGGCCCTGCTGGTACAGGTCGACGAGCATCGGGAAGTCGCGGCTGGGCAGGCAGTCGCCGTACCAGCTGGACTTGAGCGCTCCACCGCGTCCGAAGACGTCGATCAGGGGCAGCTCGGGCACCGTCATGTCCGGGGTCGGCACGCCGACGAGGACGACCGTGCCGGCGAGGTCGCGGGCGTAGAACGCCTGCTTCCAGGTCTCGGGTCGGCCGACGGCCTCGATGACCACGTCGGCGCCCTCGGCGCCCTCGTAGGTCTGCGCGCAGATCCGCTTGATCTCCTCGACCGGATCGACCTGCGAGGAGTCGACGGTGTGGGTCGCGCCCATCTTCCGTGCGGCCTCGAGCTTCGCCGGGTCGATGTCGACCGCGATGATCGGGCTGGCGCCCGCGAGAGCCGCACCCGCGACGGCGGCGACCCCCACGCCGCCGCAGCCGATGACGGCCGCGGAGCGCCCGCGGGTCAGCGCGCCGGTGTTGATGGCGGCACCGATGCCGGCCATGACCCCACAGCCCAGCAGGCCGACGGCGGCGGGACGCGCCTCCGGGTCGACCTTCGTGCACTGGCCGGCGGCGACGAGCGTCTTCTCGATGAACGCGCCGATACCCAGGGCGGGGGAGAGCTCGGTCCCGTCCTCCAGCGTCATCTTCTGCTTGGCGTTGTGCGTGGCGAAGCAGTACTGCAGGTCGCCGCGCTTGCACGCGCGGCACTCACCGCAGACGGCGCGCCAGTTGAGGACGACGAAGTCACCCGGGGCGACCTCGGTGACGCCGTCGCCGACGGCCTCGACGATGCCGGAGGCCTCGTGGCCGAGCAGGAACGGGAACTCGTCGTTGATGCCGCCCTGGCGGTAGTGCAGGTCGGTGTGGCAGACGCCGCACGCCTGGATCTTCACGACGGCCTCGCCCGGACCCGGATCGGGGACGTTGATGGTGACCAGTTCGACCGGTGCGTCCTTCGCTCGCGCGATGACGCCCTTGACCTGCTGCACGGGTGACTCCTTCGTTGCGGGGGGTGGTCGTTCGAGCGTGCCAGACGACCGTCTGCGAGTGGTAGTGGGGCCCGCTCTCGCCTTCAGGCCGGAGGGGATATTGGATGCTGAGATCGCAGGGTAAAACGCTCGACATTCGAACACATGACCCAATAAGGTGTGGGTATGGATTCGGGGGTCGACGAGCTGGTCGGTGCACTGCGCACGGCGGCGCACGCCGTGCGCTCGGTGACCACGTCGACCGCCGACGAGTTGCGGGCTCTGGCGCAGGTGCGTGATGCGGTCGAGGCTGCAATGGCCGAGCGGCTGTCCGAGTTGGACGAGTCGCGGGGGTATGTGGCTGAGGATGCTTCGAGTGTGTCGACGTGGGCCCGGCGTGAGTTGCGTCAGGACGCACGGCGCACCCGCCAGCTGATCCGGGCTGCGGGCACGATGCGCGAGCTTTCCGAGGTGGGCCAGGCCGCACGGGCCGGTCGGATCTCGATCGATCATGTCGCGCGGTTCTCGTTCGCGTTGGCCCATGTCGACCAGGTCGAGGTGCGACGGTGGGAGTCACACCTGGTCACGGTGGCGCTGCTGCACCCGCCGTCGCGGGTCCAGTCGCTGGTCGACCGGTTGCGGGCCATCCTCCATGCCGAGGAGCTGGACGAGGCGTGGATCGCCGGCGCCGACAAGGCGCACCTGACGCTGAACGCCCTGCAGGACGGCTGGCACGTCACCGGCTTCCTGCCCATCGACGTCGGCGCGAAGCTCAATGTCGTCCTCGACGCGG
This region includes:
- a CDS encoding flavin reductase family protein, whose protein sequence is MTAAFPTNQDLDPQRLRSAFGNFPTGVVAVAAEVDGVPVGLAASSFTSVSLDPPLVSINLAATSKTWPDLRRAVKLGVTVLASHHGPLCRQLAGAVGQRFTGVDYSVSPEGSIFIDDGMATFDTTIHREVPAGDHILVLLELHAVEHRSDGGPLLFHRSVFGQLAAAE
- a CDS encoding LLM class flavin-dependent oxidoreductase, whose translation is MTDYGHELLFGTFVTPTNHPPHQAVEQAVVADRAGLDLVTFQDHPYVARFHDTWTLIAYAAARTERIHLTANVTNLPLRPPAVLARSVATADLLSGGRIELGLGAGGFWDPVEAMGGPRRTPGESIVALGEAIEIIRGIWDTETRGGLSYEGKHYVLTGAKRGPAPAHQPGIWLGAYKPRILRLTGRLADGWLPSLAYLPGGVADLAEMNERIDGAAEGAGRSPRDVRRMLNIVGRFSTTSSGFLEGPPDQWVEELVDTTLTYGTTGFILASDDTATTELFAHEVAPAVREEVRKARASSGRTSPASR
- a CDS encoding FAD/NAD(P)-binding protein, which encodes MNTPSARPTVVVVGGGAAGSLAALHLAREATDGVDLVVIDPAEDLGTGTAFGTTDPTHLLNVPASGMSALPDDPGHFARWRAATTGDEVDPHEFAPRAAWGRYLADTLSSALADAGSRVTLRHVRRRAVGVEHDTHGVTVTLDDDSTVTGQALVIGTGLPVPSVAWAPPALRDSERFLPDPWAPGMLERVRHDVASLPDVLVVGTGLTMVDIVSTVTTNARSDRFVHAVSRSGELPRRHADGPQAPAVPDISEWGHALDAIVSHVRAHLTSAERLTGDWRPGVDGLRHLVQDLWGRLDEADRVTFLRDHAGEWNRVRHRIPSPSARRIDDLHVGGRLATYAAQVTDAEVLDNGLRVHLSDGSVRDVGWVVNATGPDTDVRNLHDPLLDDLLRPRPDGSLAVTATAGMGFRTRGGRLVGSSGHPQAPIWVLGALRRGELWESTAVPDIRNQALATAEAVLSASTSGAVTEDVTP
- a CDS encoding FMN-dependent NADH-azoreductase, with the translated sequence MTLLRVDASIQGEMSASGALADLVVDEFVASHPGVPIVRRHLGQHPLPADVWATAHAAGFTPEDERSEHQREALAIAEEVAGELRQATAVVLALPLYNFGISQHAKTWIDVALAGGPQGTRLLEGKPTVLVTTRGGAYGPGTPREGWDHNTDFLRQILVDIWGADLTVVEREFTLVGVNPALDEFTEMATQMRKSAEEAAVEAGAALAARRAA
- a CDS encoding HNH endonuclease family protein; amino-acid sequence: MRIRAAILALLFVPLSGCELLEQASDPFDDAAAVAPAPSYSPTTAREQLPTLRVAERRPADVPDYSRREFGTAWKDVDGNGCNQRDDVLLRDAVPGTTVVQVQRSCPHDVLAGTWVDPYSGKHLTFTDLKDQRQAQAIQIDHVVPLAEAWVSGAHAWSAERRVRFANDLEVLLASDGPTNASKGSSDPAAWRPKAPFQCSYATHWIDVKHRWELAVDRSEARALSEMLETCDPS
- a CDS encoding MBL fold metallo-hydrolase — its product is MTARIDHGVVSGTFSLDGETFDVDNNVWVVGDDSECIVIDAPHDVDAIMQIVGDRKVTAIVLTHAHDDHCRVAPELRERTGAPIWLNPDERPLWELTHTNVSWDRDLTDGTELTVGGTTLRAIHTPGHAPGATCLLAEDLGCVFTGDTLFQGGPGATGRSYSDADVIRESIAARLFTLPGETVVHTGHGDDTTIAAERDRA
- a CDS encoding LLM class flavin-dependent oxidoreductase, which encodes MVHERLIRLGVELDGRGDPAEAVELAATAERVGYDLVVAADAGEGFGDAWTTLSWVAGRTERIALAALTDDATRPSTVLARSTAGLDLLSGGRVTLGLSGDDPAAVADAVAVVRRMWDPLAPAVHREGHHRVRGAEPGPAPAHEVPVWVSGDDPGLVEVAGGVGDGWVGRLGPEEGTEPLLERLDALRRHADEAGRDVRELRRVVRAFDRESFTAQQWVECLRPLAEHGVTTFVLRVGEWAPVERLEWFADEVAPALEESARRAVEAGLVADRPLRRSVVRAQRRPGIDYDGLPDSLVGTAVEPGDLGYSGVRSTYLRGGRPGLVLRPQTVAEVVDAVAFARRHRDVPLGVRSGGHGISGRSTNDGGLVIDVGALNRIEVIDEARRLVRIGPGARWKQVARALQPHGWALSSGDYGGVGVGGLATAGGIGFLGRKHGLTIDHLRAVEMVLADGSVVRATEQENAELFWAARGAGANFGIATAFEFVVDEVPAVGWAQLGFDVADPAAFLADFGRVTTAAPRETTPFLVFGRSGMAHVMAMVDSDDPDVIWSQLQPFAQIAPMVQQQVVIAPYADVMDMYPDAPHQAAGEPIARSGLVDDLTPEVAAASARLMNTGAVHFFQIRSIGGAVSDVAPDATAFAHRRARFQITAMGADDASLDRAWNHLSPYLNGTYLSFDTRTGPEQVAEAFPAATLDRLRSLNRELDPTTLFRDNFNVAAPLTAGSAT
- a CDS encoding MarR family winged helix-turn-helix transcriptional regulator; the protein is MTTEIPDNPTADEVVPWLSEEQQDHWRALVDLLAVLPPAMDAQLKRDAGVNQYEYQVLAALSAGPDRTLGLSDLATHARCSLSRLSHALTRLERDGWVERFSASESGARRMRARLTDVGMAELEAIAPGHVREARRLVVDVLTPEQFAALAEAARAITAAALDPESATCREITDC
- a CDS encoding LysR family transcriptional regulator, translating into MRLEQLEYVRAVGEHGSLRRAGEHLHVSLPALSEAVTKLERELGVTLLDRHRSGTRINGTGRELLPRILEVLDAADRLRAAARGESEFHRPVRVGSVYFGMTAIVLPAMLSHEIDHEHTTVDLRQLRHVEVRDGLRDGSLDFGLVSLLPGDDVPPDLEATELIHGRPVAVLPGNAALARQARVSVDDLRQEVFIGARPGYLMDRVARRVFGDSPPLKWHTADSADVSKQMVSSGIGVSLMPDFGLQGDPLEANGALAFRPIDDEETVIRLVMLRRRGGRPAPAARALFDHVARHAALHVNAPA
- a CDS encoding NADPH-dependent FMN reductase, which codes for MSHSRTHRPVRTAVVVGNPKPESRTLSAATYVARELTGSEPDLVIDLATLGAEVLDHGSARVAELVGLVGRADLVVVASPTYKGTYTGLLKVFLDRFAGGTGLRGLAVPLLLGAGSQHALASELTLRPVLTELGATVLGRGLFVLDTQYEEPAAYAPWLEEVRPMAQALLQAVA